The Methanobacterium sp. BAmetb5 genome includes a region encoding these proteins:
- a CDS encoding DUF2097 domain-containing protein, producing the protein MMVRELTMDCEEAIEYIKNNVKTYDKIEMSYNRVFTPGEVINIETCVLKGGQKSCTVLVSLDGDTIHSTVDIDLEKIKYDLIEVKHIPKDGEEILITIDSCEE; encoded by the coding sequence ATGATGGTTCGAGAATTGACTATGGATTGTGAAGAAGCAATTGAATACATCAAAAATAACGTAAAAACCTATGATAAAATTGAAATGTCCTACAATCGGGTTTTCACTCCGGGTGAGGTTATAAACATTGAAACTTGTGTTCTTAAGGGCGGACAGAAAAGTTGCACAGTCTTGGTAAGCCTTGATGGTGATACTATTCATTCAACTGTTGATATTGACCTTGAAAAGATAAAGTACGATTTAATTGAAGTCAAACACATCCCTAAGGATGGTGAAGAAATATTGATCACCATTGACTCCTGTGAAGAGTAG
- a CDS encoding DUF2097 domain-containing protein — MEEETFLKAEEIIDYIRDNVKTHDILEISYNRIYAPGEVLGVEMQEEYGEEFLEVTLHLNGDLVNQVVRINMHAIKDDLIEIRHTHGEELKVFMAES, encoded by the coding sequence ATGGAAGAAGAAACATTTTTAAAGGCCGAAGAGATCATTGATTATATTCGGGACAATGTCAAAACGCATGACATCCTTGAAATTTCATATAACCGAATTTACGCTCCAGGAGAAGTTTTAGGGGTTGAAATGCAGGAGGAATATGGGGAAGAGTTTCTGGAAGTCACCCTGCACTTGAATGGAGATCTGGTCAATCAAGTAGTACGCATCAACATGCACGCCATCAAGGATGATCTCATAGAAATTAGGCATACTCATGGGGAAGAGCTCAAGGTATTCATGGCAGAATCATAG
- a CDS encoding formylmethanofuran dehydrogenase subunit C, with translation MKTITLTLKKKSQIALEFDELIPDKVFTWEKADFENYQVPVGNRRFPLTDYFDIEVEGTAAGPEEVKMILEGDCGRVKYIGCKMGAGEIIVNGDADLHCGAEMTGGKITVNGDAESYAGREMKGGELEIMGNTREFCGCSYIGDWRGMSGGKIILHGNAGKQLGECLSGGEIYVEGDCDILAGIHMSKGFIQIDGDVTRWPGGQMKNGNVLINGELGMLLEGFVYDEIVRDPVIDGKSFSGKYIKYTGDLAVNGKGGLYLNAEKNRKYL, from the coding sequence GTGAAAACAATAACCTTAACACTAAAGAAAAAATCCCAAATAGCCCTGGAGTTTGATGAGCTCATCCCGGATAAAGTGTTCACCTGGGAGAAAGCCGACTTCGAAAACTATCAGGTGCCAGTTGGAAACCGAAGATTCCCACTAACCGACTACTTCGACATTGAAGTGGAAGGAACAGCAGCAGGTCCTGAAGAAGTGAAAATGATCCTCGAAGGTGACTGTGGCCGAGTAAAATATATCGGCTGTAAAATGGGCGCCGGAGAGATCATTGTAAACGGAGACGCTGACCTGCACTGTGGAGCAGAAATGACCGGCGGTAAAATTACCGTCAATGGTGACGCCGAAAGTTACGCCGGCCGTGAAATGAAAGGTGGCGAACTGGAAATCATGGGTAACACCAGGGAATTCTGCGGATGCTCCTACATTGGTGACTGGAGAGGAATGAGTGGAGGTAAAATCATCCTCCACGGAAACGCAGGTAAACAACTGGGAGAATGCCTATCTGGTGGAGAAATCTACGTTGAAGGAGACTGCGACATCCTTGCAGGAATCCACATGAGTAAAGGTTTCATCCAGATCGATGGAGATGTTACTCGCTGGCCTGGTGGTCAGATGAAAAACGGTAATGTCCTCATCAATGGAGAACTGGGAATGCTCCTGGAAGGATTTGTCTATGACGAAATTGTCCGGGACCCAGTGATCGATGGTAAGAGCTTCTCTGGAAAATACATCAAATATACCGGGGACCTTGCAGTAAACGGTAAAGGTGGGCTGTACCTCAACGCAGAAAAGAACAGGAAATACTTATAA
- a CDS encoding formylmethanofuran dehydrogenase subunit A: MMEYILKNGIVYDPANNIAGEKKDVMFKDGKIVENVSSDAKVLDVTDKIVMPAGIDPHAHVAGPKLVVGRIYRPEDSRKGVVSPNEVCRPESGFSIPSCPATGYRYSRMGYGTVTEAAMPPLEAKHTHEEIMAIPNIDITPLPLFGNNWFVMQYAKEGQIDELAAFISAWLKITKGYGIKIVNPCGTEAWGWGGNVHGIDDPAPYFDVTGREVIRALSQANEMLGLPHSIHVHPNDLGHPGNFPTTVNTLDCVKDIEKNSSVRNQTIHLTHAQFHSYAGTSWRDVESGAEQVADYINKNKHVTCDIGQITLDETTTMTADGPMEFDLHQLNGLKWANKDIELETGSGIVPFIYSGKAPVPSFQWGVGLELFLRIKDPWQVCLTTDHPNAGPFIRYPRIISWLMSAERRQEMMDNLEVRVWSYKRTGLGTLDREYDFNEIATITRAAAAKIYGYQDRGELTPGYNADIAVYDLNPNDIDPSKEPAAIEQAFGNAMYTIKDGQILVKDGEVVKVVPSHTLWTNVQGFEEQEKAVMEKVMPTFRRFYTVKFENYQVQDHFTPNPLITTVQASK; encoded by the coding sequence ATCATGGAATATATACTAAAAAATGGTATAGTTTACGACCCGGCCAACAACATCGCGGGTGAAAAGAAGGATGTCATGTTCAAGGATGGAAAGATCGTTGAAAATGTCTCTTCTGATGCAAAAGTCCTGGACGTGACTGACAAGATAGTCATGCCTGCTGGTATTGACCCTCACGCCCACGTAGCCGGACCAAAACTTGTGGTCGGTAGGATTTACCGGCCAGAAGACTCAAGAAAAGGTGTAGTATCTCCAAATGAGGTTTGCAGGCCTGAATCCGGATTTTCCATACCTAGCTGTCCTGCAACAGGATACAGATACTCTAGGATGGGGTACGGAACAGTAACCGAAGCTGCAATGCCTCCTCTAGAAGCCAAACACACCCATGAAGAGATCATGGCCATACCCAACATCGATATTACTCCACTACCACTGTTTGGTAACAACTGGTTTGTAATGCAGTACGCCAAAGAAGGCCAAATCGATGAACTGGCTGCATTCATATCTGCCTGGCTAAAAATAACCAAAGGTTACGGAATAAAAATCGTAAACCCCTGCGGAACTGAAGCATGGGGTTGGGGTGGAAACGTTCATGGCATTGATGACCCTGCACCCTACTTTGATGTAACTGGTAGAGAAGTAATTCGGGCTCTTTCACAGGCCAATGAAATGTTAGGACTTCCACACTCCATACACGTGCACCCTAACGACCTGGGACACCCAGGAAACTTCCCCACCACTGTGAACACTTTGGACTGCGTAAAGGACATCGAGAAGAACAGCTCTGTGCGAAACCAGACCATACACTTAACTCATGCCCAGTTCCACTCCTACGCTGGAACCAGCTGGAGAGATGTTGAATCCGGTGCTGAACAAGTTGCAGATTACATAAACAAAAACAAACACGTAACCTGTGACATAGGTCAGATAACTCTGGATGAAACCACCACCATGACCGCCGACGGTCCTATGGAATTCGACCTGCACCAGTTAAATGGCCTTAAATGGGCTAACAAAGACATCGAACTGGAAACCGGATCTGGAATTGTTCCATTCATTTACTCCGGAAAAGCACCAGTCCCATCCTTCCAATGGGGTGTAGGACTTGAACTCTTCCTCCGAATCAAAGACCCCTGGCAGGTATGTCTGACCACTGACCACCCCAATGCTGGTCCATTCATCCGCTACCCCAGAATCATCTCCTGGCTCATGAGCGCAGAGCGCCGACAGGAAATGATGGACAACCTGGAAGTACGGGTATGGTCATACAAACGAACTGGACTGGGAACCTTAGACCGGGAATACGACTTCAACGAAATAGCAACTATAACCCGAGCAGCAGCTGCTAAAATCTATGGATATCAGGACAGGGGAGAATTAACCCCAGGTTACAATGCAGACATAGCAGTGTACGACCTGAACCCCAACGACATAGATCCATCTAAAGAACCAGCTGCCATAGAACAAGCCTTTGGAAACGCCATGTACACCATCAAGGATGGTCAGATCCTGGTTAAAGATGGAGAAGTTGTGAAAGTTGTACCTAGTCACACCCTATGGACCAATGTACAAGGTTTCGAAGAACAGGAAAAAGCAGTAATGGAAAAGGTTATGCCTACATTCAGACGCTTCTACACTGTTAAATTCGAAAACTACCAAGTACAAGACCATTTCACACCTAACCCACTCATAACAACGGTCCAGGCAAGTAAATAA
- a CDS encoding formylmethanofuran dehydrogenase subunit B translates to MAYEPPVTDYDEIVENGTCAFCGCNCDDLDFLVKDGHVVGVRHACRLGASKVMEDMDQRLMVPMIRDENGELQEVDWDTALDKAAELIAGAVRPIFYGWSETSIETMKHGIRLGELVGAVLDNQATICHGPSLQAVQNAGYPIATLGEVKNRADMIIYSGSNPMNSHPRHLARYSTFPRGWFRKRGRFDRTLVTMDPKYSDTAKMSDIWVGFEQNGDYGFYNAIRAAVKGKEIDQDYVSGIPKEDIMELAEAMKNVQFGALFFGLGLTHTLSKQRNIDMAIEMLVDLNEHAKWILTPMRGHFNVNGFNIFMAYECGFPYGVDYCRGYQRYMNGETNTIDLLTRKECDVFMVIAADPGAHYPGGAVKHLAEIPVIQVDIHWGPSTEIADVVLPGSFIGVECAGTSYRMDGVPIYMKKAVDKPETCRDDEWIIRELHERVQKIKAEEAAAASK, encoded by the coding sequence GTGGCATACGAACCACCTGTAACTGATTATGATGAAATCGTAGAAAACGGCACCTGCGCATTTTGTGGATGCAACTGCGATGATTTAGATTTCCTGGTTAAAGATGGCCATGTAGTTGGAGTAAGACACGCCTGTCGACTCGGAGCCAGTAAAGTCATGGAAGACATGGACCAGAGGCTAATGGTACCAATGATCCGAGACGAAAACGGTGAACTACAGGAAGTTGATTGGGACACTGCCCTGGACAAAGCTGCCGAGCTCATAGCCGGTGCTGTCCGACCTATATTCTATGGTTGGAGTGAAACATCCATAGAAACCATGAAGCACGGGATCCGACTAGGTGAACTAGTGGGAGCTGTTCTGGACAACCAGGCAACAATCTGCCACGGTCCATCTCTACAAGCAGTACAAAACGCAGGATACCCTATTGCGACCCTGGGAGAAGTTAAAAACCGTGCGGATATGATTATTTACAGTGGAAGTAACCCAATGAACTCTCACCCACGACACCTGGCCCGATACAGTACCTTCCCTCGTGGATGGTTCCGAAAACGAGGCCGATTTGACCGTACTTTAGTTACCATGGACCCTAAATACAGTGACACTGCTAAAATGTCCGACATATGGGTTGGATTTGAGCAAAATGGTGATTATGGGTTCTACAACGCAATAAGAGCTGCTGTAAAAGGAAAGGAAATTGACCAGGACTATGTCTCCGGCATACCCAAAGAAGACATCATGGAATTAGCTGAAGCCATGAAAAACGTACAGTTCGGAGCCTTATTTTTCGGTCTGGGTCTAACTCACACGCTCTCTAAGCAAAGGAACATTGACATGGCAATTGAAATGTTAGTGGACCTCAACGAACACGCTAAATGGATATTAACTCCTATGAGAGGTCACTTCAATGTGAATGGATTCAACATTTTCATGGCTTATGAATGTGGATTCCCCTATGGTGTGGACTACTGTCGAGGATACCAGCGATACATGAACGGAGAAACCAACACCATCGATCTGTTAACCAGAAAAGAATGTGATGTATTCATGGTAATAGCTGCAGATCCTGGAGCACATTACCCTGGAGGCGCAGTCAAACACCTGGCAGAGATTCCAGTTATTCAGGTAGATATCCACTGGGGACCATCCACCGAGATAGCTGACGTGGTACTTCCCGGATCATTCATAGGTGTAGAATGTGCGGGTACCAGCTACCGAATGGACGGTGTACCTATATACATGAAAAAGGCCGTAGACAAACCTGAAACCTGCAGAGATGATGAATGGATCATCAGAGAGCTGCACGAAAGGGTTCAGAAAATCAAAGCTGAAGAGGCCGCAGCAGCTAGCAAATAA
- a CDS encoding molybdopterin dinucleotide binding domain-containing protein: protein MTYIEKPVVPKVVKLEEPTAKERKVLNMMLNTGSDIYQGACKKRGSTLKDEYRKVCGVAYMDPKDMAKLGVANWDNVKVKTDWGEVVVCSVHSRDAPHEGTIFIPKGPWANVITSHETYCCCDPTYKGIYCTVEKSDEEVLLMADLMRAVYKKYVTDEESIPELKSLGEMPVYKKK, encoded by the coding sequence ATGACTTATATAGAAAAACCCGTCGTTCCTAAAGTGGTTAAACTGGAAGAACCAACAGCCAAAGAACGAAAAGTATTGAACATGATGTTGAACACTGGTTCTGACATCTACCAGGGAGCATGTAAAAAACGAGGTTCCACACTTAAAGATGAATACCGAAAGGTGTGTGGAGTTGCTTACATGGACCCTAAAGACATGGCAAAACTGGGCGTTGCCAACTGGGACAACGTTAAGGTGAAAACAGATTGGGGAGAAGTAGTGGTTTGTTCTGTCCACTCCCGGGACGCACCTCATGAAGGAACCATATTCATACCTAAAGGCCCCTGGGCCAATGTGATCACCAGTCACGAAACTTATTGCTGCTGTGACCCCACCTACAAAGGGATTTACTGCACAGTGGAAAAATCAGATGAAGAAGTTTTATTAATGGCTGATCTCATGAGAGCAGTCTACAAAAAATACGTTACAGACGAGGAATCCATCCCTGAGTTAAAATCACTCGGTGAGATGCCCGTCTACAAAAAGAAATAA
- a CDS encoding 4Fe-4S binding protein produces MELKVNQDNCLGCGVCVVACPVNVSISPEVAGGHGSKTEEVIMMVENGVIKLFSEEKCTKCGTCQLFCPTDAIWLE; encoded by the coding sequence ATGGAACTAAAAGTAAACCAAGATAACTGTCTGGGATGCGGAGTATGTGTCGTAGCCTGCCCAGTAAATGTATCTATTAGTCCGGAAGTAGCAGGTGGACACGGATCCAAGACTGAAGAAGTAATTATGATGGTTGAAAATGGTGTCATCAAACTCTTCAGTGAAGAAAAATGTACAAAATGTGGGACATGCCAATTATTCTGCCCTACAGATGCCATATGGCTGGAATGA
- the fwdF gene encoding tungsten-dependent formylmethanofuran dehydrogenase subunit FwdF: MVSNTKEVRALDFDVERSAEEDRKLSFKDEVCIGCGICEKTCPVDAIELGDIGAIVRTDADESKICVDENKCVLCGMCSVSCPVDALEFTIDGESIKDMDVYPKLLSSAEIDEDTCIYCKACETACPREAITIARDLPERSQLVTGEIEIDKDTCINCGVCEEMCPADAITMDHKLPTSYDPTVSSDINVDTDKCVYCLVCKKACPVDAIKAVCRSCSYGEYDLNPEDSEIKGSSFIDDELCVRCGWCEEICPVDAAKVKKPFEGELTIDEDKCTTCGACVDICPCDVLSFPQPAEAGQMVDKVFKDEKYCIYCGACENVCPVEAIEVKRTAVDHTPTKSKSWESKMDSLKT; encoded by the coding sequence ATGGTTTCTAATACGAAGGAAGTCAGAGCCTTGGACTTTGATGTAGAGCGATCAGCTGAAGAAGATCGGAAGCTGTCCTTCAAAGATGAAGTCTGCATTGGCTGTGGGATCTGTGAAAAAACATGCCCGGTAGATGCGATAGAACTCGGTGATATCGGTGCCATAGTCCGAACCGATGCTGATGAATCTAAAATTTGCGTTGATGAAAACAAATGTGTTTTATGCGGGATGTGCAGTGTAAGCTGCCCTGTGGATGCTTTAGAATTCACCATCGATGGTGAATCAATCAAAGATATGGATGTTTATCCAAAACTCTTATCTTCCGCAGAAATTGATGAAGATACCTGTATTTACTGTAAAGCATGTGAGACTGCATGTCCTCGTGAAGCAATAACCATTGCCCGAGACCTGCCAGAGCGTTCCCAGTTGGTTACCGGTGAAATAGAAATAGACAAGGACACCTGTATAAACTGTGGAGTATGTGAGGAAATGTGCCCTGCTGATGCCATAACCATGGATCACAAACTACCAACCTCATATGATCCAACTGTATCTTCAGACATAAACGTGGACACTGATAAATGCGTATACTGCTTAGTTTGTAAAAAAGCATGTCCTGTTGACGCTATAAAGGCCGTATGCCGATCCTGTTCCTACGGGGAATACGACCTCAACCCTGAAGATTCAGAAATAAAGGGAAGCTCATTTATTGATGATGAACTTTGTGTGCGATGCGGATGGTGCGAAGAAATCTGTCCAGTAGATGCTGCTAAAGTCAAAAAACCATTTGAAGGCGAATTAACCATTGATGAGGATAAATGTACCACTTGCGGAGCTTGTGTAGACATCTGTCCCTGTGATGTGCTGTCCTTCCCACAACCTGCCGAAGCAGGACAAATGGTTGACAAAGTCTTCAAAGATGAAAAATACTGTATCTACTGCGGTGCTTGTGAGAATGTCTGTCCTGTAGAAGCCATAGAAGTCAAGAGAACTGCTGTTGACCACACCCCGACCAAATCCAAATCATGGGAAAGCAAGATGGATTCTCTAAAAACCTAA
- a CDS encoding TOBE domain-containing protein yields the protein MDSARDGPQYRLNLENKIVLLNKKKFDLLRYIEKCGSITKASQQVKIPYRSALKYIEDLENDVNHTIVSTKRGGKGGGGGSKLTEYGKSILKEYRKVDSILKMHADVNEIEGTISDIDVENKIANIYLNGNKVILPLRGNFSINDKVLVLISPEDIFVMLEPQESSVRNVFEGKITSMELKDHLVRLTVNLGEISLYVDVTEYAREQLDLTLGKEVYIGFKAAAIAMVKI from the coding sequence ATGGATAGTGCAAGAGATGGACCACAATATCGTTTAAACCTTGAAAATAAGATAGTTCTACTTAACAAGAAAAAATTCGACCTTTTAAGATATATAGAAAAATGTGGATCCATAACCAAAGCCTCCCAACAGGTGAAAATACCCTACCGTAGTGCTCTGAAGTACATTGAAGATCTGGAAAATGACGTTAACCACACCATCGTTTCCACTAAAAGAGGAGGAAAAGGTGGTGGTGGGGGAAGTAAATTAACCGAATATGGTAAATCCATATTAAAAGAATACAGGAAAGTGGATAGCATTTTAAAAATGCATGCCGATGTTAATGAGATAGAAGGGACAATTTCTGACATTGACGTGGAAAATAAAATTGCTAACATCTATTTGAATGGTAATAAAGTTATCCTCCCCTTAAGAGGAAACTTCAGTATTAATGATAAAGTTCTGGTATTGATAAGTCCCGAAGACATCTTTGTTATGTTAGAACCCCAGGAGTCCAGTGTTAGAAATGTTTTTGAGGGGAAAATAACCAGTATGGAACTAAAGGACCATCTGGTAAGGCTAACTGTGAATCTTGGTGAGATCAGTCTTTACGTGGATGTTACTGAATACGCACGGGAGCAGCTGGACCTAACACTGGGGAAAGAGGTTTATATCGGGTTTAAAGCAGCAGCTATAGCCATGGTTAAGATATAA
- the mobB gene encoding molybdopterin-guanine dinucleotide biosynthesis protein B has product MKILAVVGTKNTGKTTLVTMLVQELVKRGHQVGTIKHTHHDFDLEGKDTWKHREAGARMVVGSGESTFFLINESIELDKILKSIKNLEDLDYVIIEGFKHVDYPKISTTGDEDDFTVTSVDVFKMDPEDIIPLADLVEERSYGLIPGSDCGECGFDSCLDMAKAIIRGEAVEEKCKMKKFQEVELFIDDVGIPLNPFVQDFIKKSIEGMVSSLKMDEAQKSPGKIELTIRNVED; this is encoded by the coding sequence ATGAAAATATTGGCCGTGGTAGGAACTAAAAACACCGGGAAAACCACACTAGTCACTATGCTAGTCCAAGAATTGGTTAAAAGAGGCCATCAAGTGGGCACCATTAAACACACCCACCATGACTTTGATCTGGAGGGTAAAGACACATGGAAACACCGGGAAGCCGGAGCACGAATGGTGGTTGGATCAGGTGAAAGTACATTCTTCCTGATAAATGAATCAATCGAGCTTGATAAAATCTTAAAATCCATTAAAAACCTGGAAGATCTTGATTATGTTATAATTGAGGGTTTTAAACACGTTGATTATCCAAAAATTTCAACCACTGGTGATGAGGATGATTTTACCGTAACCAGTGTTGATGTCTTTAAAATGGATCCCGAGGATATCATTCCCTTAGCTGACCTGGTGGAAGAACGGAGCTATGGCCTGATTCCAGGATCAGATTGCGGGGAGTGTGGATTTGACAGCTGTTTGGATATGGCCAAGGCCATAATCAGAGGAGAGGCTGTGGAAGAAAAGTGTAAAATGAAGAAGTTCCAGGAAGTGGAGCTATTTATAGATGATGTGGGCATTCCTTTAAACCCATTTGTACAGGATTTTATTAAAAAAAGCATTGAAGGAATGGTAAGCTCACTAAAAATGGATGAAGCCCAAAAATCACCGGGAAAAATCGAATTAACCATTAGAAATGTGGAAGATTAG
- the moaA gene encoding GTP 3',8-cyclase MoaA: MKTDNFQRPIISLRISITNRCNIRCFYCHHDGIIPQKYEMTPPEIERIAKIAKNIGIQKIRLSGGEPLIRKDIVEITSRVSSLNFKDVAITTNGTMLEKYASPLKKAGLNRVNVSFDTLNPETYRFITKSDYVDQVKKGIIKAVEVGLYPVKVNMVVMRDLNHDEVWDMFQFCKDNGAILQIIELLKAESCPDEDFFDDYHYDIGIIEDELTKKATDIKTRAFMQDRKKYFLEGGEIEVVRPMDNTEFCKNCTRLRITPDGNLKPCLLRNDNLVDLMEPMRQGASDEDLEELFTQAILNRTPFYGKC, translated from the coding sequence ATGAAAACTGATAACTTTCAGAGGCCAATTATATCCCTCCGTATCTCCATAACCAACCGTTGTAATATCCGATGTTTTTACTGCCACCACGATGGCATAATACCCCAAAAATATGAGATGACCCCTCCAGAGATTGAAAGGATCGCTAAAATAGCCAAAAATATAGGTATTCAGAAAATTAGGCTTTCCGGGGGCGAACCACTCATAAGGAAGGATATAGTCGAAATCACCTCCCGAGTGTCCTCTTTGAATTTCAAGGATGTGGCCATTACCACCAACGGTACAATGCTGGAAAAATACGCATCCCCCCTAAAAAAAGCAGGGTTAAACCGGGTGAATGTGAGTTTTGACACCTTAAATCCTGAAACCTATCGTTTCATCACCAAAAGTGACTACGTTGACCAGGTGAAGAAGGGAATCATCAAGGCTGTTGAAGTGGGGTTGTACCCGGTTAAGGTGAACATGGTGGTGATGCGAGACTTAAACCATGATGAAGTGTGGGATATGTTCCAGTTCTGCAAGGATAACGGAGCTATTCTCCAGATCATTGAACTTCTAAAGGCTGAAAGTTGTCCAGATGAGGATTTCTTTGATGATTACCATTATGACATTGGGATCATCGAAGATGAACTGACTAAAAAGGCTACGGATATAAAGACCAGGGCATTTATGCAGGATCGAAAGAAGTACTTCCTGGAAGGTGGGGAGATTGAAGTGGTCCGCCCCATGGATAACACCGAGTTCTGCAAAAACTGTACCCGCCTGAGGATAACACCTGATGGTAATCTAAAACCCTGCCTACTCAGAAATGACAATCTGGTGGATCTAATGGAGCCCATGAGACAGGGGGCATCTGATGAAGATCTGGAAGAACTATTCACCCAAGCCATACTCAACCGAACTCCATTCTACGGTAAGTGTTGA
- a CDS encoding formate/nitrite transporter family protein: MASSFKSPADTAKACVGVAALKEKAPLSNLIVLSFLAGAYIAFGGLLAEVATGGMAAAGWPTGLVKLVFGGVFPVGLMLVVIAGSELFTGNCMYMPMGLLQGEASVMGTVKNWVGSWVFNLVGALFVAYVLAYLTGILTAEPWAATAVTIAKTKALGGAQFIAAGKTVTSLSWMQVFWRAIGCNWLVCLAVYLAVASDDVIGKIFGIWFPIMAFVCIGFEHVVANMFFIPVGIFIGGVTWSQFFINNMIPATLGNIVGGAIFVGCIYWFTYLRGTNKAKA; the protein is encoded by the coding sequence ATGGCATCGTCGTTTAAATCACCTGCAGACACCGCCAAGGCATGTGTTGGTGTGGCAGCGTTGAAAGAAAAAGCCCCTCTAAGTAATTTAATTGTTTTGAGCTTTCTAGCTGGGGCTTACATTGCATTTGGAGGACTTCTAGCAGAAGTAGCCACCGGAGGAATGGCTGCAGCTGGTTGGCCAACCGGACTTGTAAAGTTAGTCTTTGGTGGAGTGTTCCCCGTGGGACTGATGCTGGTGGTCATAGCCGGTTCAGAACTGTTCACTGGAAACTGTATGTACATGCCCATGGGATTACTTCAGGGAGAAGCAAGTGTCATGGGTACCGTTAAAAACTGGGTAGGAAGCTGGGTCTTCAACCTGGTAGGTGCATTATTTGTAGCTTATGTACTGGCATACCTCACCGGTATCCTAACTGCAGAACCATGGGCCGCAACCGCAGTCACCATTGCCAAAACCAAAGCACTAGGTGGAGCACAGTTTATAGCAGCAGGAAAAACTGTTACATCTCTAAGCTGGATGCAAGTGTTCTGGAGAGCAATCGGCTGTAACTGGCTGGTTTGTCTGGCAGTTTACTTGGCAGTTGCCTCAGATGATGTAATAGGCAAAATCTTTGGAATATGGTTCCCCATAATGGCTTTTGTATGTATAGGATTCGAGCACGTTGTTGCAAATATGTTCTTTATACCTGTGGGAATTTTCATAGGCGGAGTAACCTGGTCCCAGTTCTTCATCAACAACATGATACCAGCTACATTAGGTAACATCGTTGGTGGAGCAATATTCGTGGGATGTATTTACTGGTTCACCTACCTGCGGGGAACAAATAAAGCTAAAGCATAG